From a single Phaenicophaeus curvirostris isolate KB17595 chromosome 8, BPBGC_Pcur_1.0, whole genome shotgun sequence genomic region:
- the S1PR1 gene encoding sphingosine 1-phosphate receptor 1 isoform X1, translating to MGLSLFRSPQKLKGYRKTARAAVSEAVRQCRLWGQGAPGKPPGLRSVSPSCGHWGSGTQLDTMSGTTASLKVVSNLANTDVNYVIKEHYNYTGKLNENADSGIKVTSVVFIIICCFIILENIFVLLTIWKTKKFHRPMYYFIGNLALSDLLAGVAYTANLLLSGHKTYSLTPSQWFVREGSMFVALSASVFSLLAIAIERYITMLKMKLHNGSNSFRSFLLISACWVISVILGGLPIMGWNCISLLFNCSTVLPLYHKHYILFCTTVFTGLLLSIVVLYCRIYSMVRTRSRRLTFRKNITKATRSSEKSLALLKTVIIVLSAFIACWAPLFILLLLDVGCKVRTCPILYKAEYFLVLAVLNSATNPIIYTLTNKEMRRAFIKILCCCKCPAADSGTKFKRPIIGGMEFSRSKSDNSSHPQKEEGDRPETIMSSGNVTSSS from the coding sequence AGCTGCGGTTTCTGAGGCTGTGCGGCAGTGCCGGCTGTGGGGCCAAGGAGCTCCAGGGAAGCCACCGGGTCTGCGCTCGGTGTCACCGTCCTGTGGCCACTGGGGAAGCGGCACCCAGCTGGACACCATGAGCGGCACCACCGCCTCGCTGAAGGTCGTCAGCAACCTCGCCAACACTGATGTCAACTATGTCATCAAAGAGCATTATAATTACACGGGAAAACTAAATGAGAATGCGGACAGTGGAATAAAAGTGACATCGGTGGTTTTTATCATCATTTGCTGCTTTATAATCTTAgagaacatttttgttttgcttaccATCTGGAAAACCAAGAAGTTCCACAGACCCATGTACTATTTCATTGGGAACTTGGCTCTTTCGGACTTGCTGGCTGGTGTGGCTTACACTGCCAACCTCCTCCTATCTGGACACAAAACCTATAGCCTCACACCCTCCCAGTGGTTTGTAAGAGAGGGCAGCATGTTTGTTGCCTTGTCAGCTTCTGTCTTCAGTTTGTTGGCCATTGCCATTGAGAGATACATCACCATGTTGAAGATGAAACTCCACAATGGCAGCAACAGCTTCCGCTCCTTCTTGCTGATCAGTGCTTGCTGGGTTATCTCCGTGATACTTGGGGGACTCCCAATCATGGGCTGGAACTGCATCAGCCTCTTGTTCAACTGCTCCACCGTGCTGCCTCTCTACCACAAGCACTATATTCTCTTTTGCACCACTGTTTTCACTGGCCTTTTGCTATCTATCGTTGTCCTCTATTGCAGGATCTACTCCATGGTGAGGACTAGGAGCCGCAGGCTGACATTTCGGAAAAACATTACCAAAGCCACTAGGAGCTCAGAAAAGTCACTAGCCTTGCTCAAGACAGTGATCATAGTCCTGAGTGCCTTCATTGCCTGCTGGGCTCCCTTGTTCATTCTGCTTTTACTGGATGTGGGGTGTAAAGTGAGGACCTGCCCAATCCTCTataaagcagaatatttcttAGTGTTGGCCGTGCTCAATTCAGCCACGAACCCTATCATCTACACCTTGACAAACAAAGAGATGCGGAGGGCTTTCATCAAgattctgtgctgctgcaaatGTCCTGCGGCAGATTCGGGGACCAAATTCAAGAGGCCAATCATTGGAGGAATGGAATTTAGCCGGAGTAAATCTGACAACTCCTCCCACCCACAGAAGGAGGAAGGCGACCGTCCTGAAACCATCATGTCTTCGGGCAATGTTACCTCATCTTCTTAG
- the S1PR1 gene encoding sphingosine 1-phosphate receptor 1 isoform X2, translated as MSGTTASLKVVSNLANTDVNYVIKEHYNYTGKLNENADSGIKVTSVVFIIICCFIILENIFVLLTIWKTKKFHRPMYYFIGNLALSDLLAGVAYTANLLLSGHKTYSLTPSQWFVREGSMFVALSASVFSLLAIAIERYITMLKMKLHNGSNSFRSFLLISACWVISVILGGLPIMGWNCISLLFNCSTVLPLYHKHYILFCTTVFTGLLLSIVVLYCRIYSMVRTRSRRLTFRKNITKATRSSEKSLALLKTVIIVLSAFIACWAPLFILLLLDVGCKVRTCPILYKAEYFLVLAVLNSATNPIIYTLTNKEMRRAFIKILCCCKCPAADSGTKFKRPIIGGMEFSRSKSDNSSHPQKEEGDRPETIMSSGNVTSSS; from the coding sequence ATGAGCGGCACCACCGCCTCGCTGAAGGTCGTCAGCAACCTCGCCAACACTGATGTCAACTATGTCATCAAAGAGCATTATAATTACACGGGAAAACTAAATGAGAATGCGGACAGTGGAATAAAAGTGACATCGGTGGTTTTTATCATCATTTGCTGCTTTATAATCTTAgagaacatttttgttttgcttaccATCTGGAAAACCAAGAAGTTCCACAGACCCATGTACTATTTCATTGGGAACTTGGCTCTTTCGGACTTGCTGGCTGGTGTGGCTTACACTGCCAACCTCCTCCTATCTGGACACAAAACCTATAGCCTCACACCCTCCCAGTGGTTTGTAAGAGAGGGCAGCATGTTTGTTGCCTTGTCAGCTTCTGTCTTCAGTTTGTTGGCCATTGCCATTGAGAGATACATCACCATGTTGAAGATGAAACTCCACAATGGCAGCAACAGCTTCCGCTCCTTCTTGCTGATCAGTGCTTGCTGGGTTATCTCCGTGATACTTGGGGGACTCCCAATCATGGGCTGGAACTGCATCAGCCTCTTGTTCAACTGCTCCACCGTGCTGCCTCTCTACCACAAGCACTATATTCTCTTTTGCACCACTGTTTTCACTGGCCTTTTGCTATCTATCGTTGTCCTCTATTGCAGGATCTACTCCATGGTGAGGACTAGGAGCCGCAGGCTGACATTTCGGAAAAACATTACCAAAGCCACTAGGAGCTCAGAAAAGTCACTAGCCTTGCTCAAGACAGTGATCATAGTCCTGAGTGCCTTCATTGCCTGCTGGGCTCCCTTGTTCATTCTGCTTTTACTGGATGTGGGGTGTAAAGTGAGGACCTGCCCAATCCTCTataaagcagaatatttcttAGTGTTGGCCGTGCTCAATTCAGCCACGAACCCTATCATCTACACCTTGACAAACAAAGAGATGCGGAGGGCTTTCATCAAgattctgtgctgctgcaaatGTCCTGCGGCAGATTCGGGGACCAAATTCAAGAGGCCAATCATTGGAGGAATGGAATTTAGCCGGAGTAAATCTGACAACTCCTCCCACCCACAGAAGGAGGAAGGCGACCGTCCTGAAACCATCATGTCTTCGGGCAATGTTACCTCATCTTCTTAG